In the genome of Paraburkholderia azotifigens, the window CAGGCAAGCGGTGGAAGAAGCGCCGGCTGCGCCTGGCAGCGGCACGGGTGCAGGGCCTGGCGCTATCAAGGCGATTCCCGCGGTGCGGGCGCTTGCCCGCAAGCTGGACATCGATCTCGCCATGGTGGCGCCTTCCGGGCCGGATGGCGTCGTCACGGCGGCCGACGTGCAACGGGCGGCAAAGCTGCTCGCGGAGCTCGAGCCGCCTGAAGTGCTGCGCGGCGTGCGTCGCGCGATGGCGCAGAACATGGCGCGGGCCCAGAGCGAAGTGGCGGCCGCGACCGTTATCGACGACGCCGACATTCACGCATGGTCTCCCCATACCGATGTGACCATCCGCCTGATTCGCGCGCTGGTGGCCGGGTGCCGCGCGGAGCGGGGACTGAATGCGTGGTTCGACGGCAGAATGGCGCGGCGCCATGTGATGGAGAAGATCGATGTCGGCATTGCCGTCGATTTGCCGGATGGCTTGTTCGTGCCGGTGCTGCGCGATGTCGCGCATCGGGACGCAGCCGGTCTGCGCGCCGGACTTGACAGGATGCGCGCCGATATTCGCGCACGCAAGATTCCGCCTGAAGAAATGCGTGGCAACACGATCACATTGTCGAACTTCGGCATGATTGCCGGTAAATATGCAGCTCCCGTGGTTGTGCCGCCCACGGTTGCCATTCTTGGCGCCGGGCGGATACATGACCAGGTCGTGGCGCACGAGGGGGTGCCCGCCGTGCACAGGATTTTGCCGCTGAGCCTGACATTCGACCACCGGGTTGTCACGGGCGGAGAGGCTGCGCGCTTTCTCGCCGCAGTCATCCAGGATCTCGAATTGGCGCAATAGCCGTTTTTCACGGTCTGCTCGCCAGAATTGCGATGGCCCGTGGCGTGCGCGCACCGGCATTTGCGATTTTCTTGCCATTCGACCTGCCACGGTTGCGTCATCTGCGCGCATCCTGCGTGCAAGCCGAGGCATTCACGAGGGCTTACCCGCTGGGGAAAAATTCCGCTCTCTTTCGCACACTCATTCCTGCGATAAGCAACTAGAGTTGAGTTGTTGAGGATCATCCGGCACGTTGGCCCCGCCAATGTCTGATTGCTGTCGCACGGTGTGAACGTCATGAAAAACTACCTCGGCGCGCTACTGGTCGCCTCGGCGCCGTTTCTCGCGTGGGCTGAAACGCCATTCCTCCATTCACGCAGCGCAATCGTGTACGACGTTGCGCGCGACCAGGTCCTGCTGGAAAAGAACGCCGACGACGCGCGGCCGATCGCATCGCTCACGAAGCTGATGACGGCGATGGTCGTGCTGGACAGCGCCCTGTCGATGAGAGACACGTTGACCGTCAACGACGATGACATCGACAGGCTCAAGCATTCGGGGTCCCGCATCCCGATCGGTGCGTCGCTCGAACGGGGAGAGCTGCTGCGCCTTGCGCTCATGTCGTCCGAGAACCGCGCGGCGTCGGCGCTATCGCGTGCGTTCCCGGGTGGCCAGCCGGCGTTCATCCGGAAGATGAACGAAAAGGCGCGCGCGATGCATATGGCCAATACGCACTTCGATGATCCAACCGGTCTTTCGCCGGACAATTCCTCGACGGCACGCGACGTCGTCAAGATGGCGGCCGCCGCGGCGCACTATCCATTGATCGGCGAATACACGACGCTTCTCCGTTACGAAGAGGCGATCGGCACGAGGACGCGGTTCTATCACAACACCGACCCGATAGTCCGCTTGGCCGATTGGGACGTTCTGGTCGCAAAGACCGGCTATATCCGCGAGGCGGGACGCTGCATCGTGGTCGATGCCAACATGCCAAATGGCGAGGTGATGATTGCGCTGCTCGGGGCGCAAACATCGCGGGCGCGCTCCGCCGATCTCGTCACGATACGCCGATGGCTGAACGGCGACGAAACGCCCGTCGTCGAGCCGCGCTATCACACAAGCGTCCGGCTGCATCATCTCCATCCGATGCTCGCGCATTCGCACCGCGTCGGGGTGCGATTCACATCGTATGGGACAGGTTCGGGGTCCGCGCACCGGCAGACCGTCAAGCACCATGCCGGCAAGAGGGAGCACCACTCGCCTGTTGCCACCTGAGGTAAGTGACATCCGCGCCGATGCCTGAGTGCCCGCCTGCGCGGAAGACGTCTCGTTTTCATCTGGATGTCGAGGACCGGTGATCGGCGGATCGCATAAACTACAGAAGCAGTGGACGCGGCCATTCCCGCGCCGACCCAGCCATGGCGCACATCTTCTTCGCCGCTTCGATTCAACGGCATATCGCAACACCCGAGCGCGAGATCGATGCGCGCACGCTCGGCGAAGTGCTTGAGGCGGTGTTTGCTGAGCAGCCTCGACTGCGCGGCTACATACTTGACGACCAGGGCTCACTGCGGCGGCATCTCGCCATTTTTGTCGACGGCCGGCCGGTGCGCGATCGACACCATCTGTCCGACGCGCTCGGCGAGGAAAGCCGGGTTTATGTCGTACAGGCGCTGTCGGGTGGATAGGCGGGTTCCATCCGTACCCGAACTCCCAGAGTCAGCGCTGAAGCGCCACCTCCCGCCGAGAGGAGATCCCGGGCATGAGCGATCGATTGCTTGTCGCAACCCGCAAGGGGCTGTTCGTTCTGCAAGCCGACGGCAAGGGCGGCTGGAAGCTGGGTGAACCGTATTTCGTCGGCGAGCCGGTGAGTATGGTGCTGCCCGATCCGCGCGACGGATCACTCTATGCCGCGCTCAATCTGGGCCACTTCGGCGTGAAGCTGCATCGCCGGCGCGCCGGCATGGCCGACTGGGGCGAGTGCGCGGTCCCCGTCTACCCGCCGCAGCCTGCCGGCGAGACGCACACGGACGACGGCCCGGGCGCGAGTGCGGACACCGGCGCGGACAATGTGAGCGCCGCTGCGCCCAGCCCGCCCGTCCCTGCCTGGACGCTTCAGCAAATCTGGTCGCTGGAAACCGGCGGTCCGGATGAGCCCGGCGTCTTGTGGGCTGGCACGATTCCAGGCGGGCTCTTCCGTTCCCAGGATGGCGGCGACACATGGGCGCTCAACCGCGCGCTGTGGGATCGCCCGGAGCGCCGTGAATGGTTCGGAGGCGGCTATGACGCCCCGGGTATCCATTCCGTCATGGTTGATCCGCGCGACAGCCGGCACGTGACGATCGGTGTGTCGTGCGGCGGCGTCTGGCAAACCCTCGACGGCGGCGCGACGTGGCGCTTGACTGCCGTGGGCATGGAGGCCGACTACATGCCGCCGGAGCGGCGCGGCGATGCCAATGTGCAAGATCCGCACCGTGTAGTGCAATGCGCGGCAAATCCAGATGCGCTGTGGACGCAGCATCACTGCGCAATCTTCCGCTCGACCGACGGCGCGGCGCACTGGCAGCGCATCGAAGCACAGCCGTCGAGCTTCGGCTTCGCGGTTGCCGTGCATCCGCGGGAGCCGGACACCGCGTGGTTCGTGCCCGCGGTGAAAGACGAGTGCCGTGTCCCGGTGGACGGCCGGTTCGTCGTCACACGCACCCGCGATGGAGGCCGCACGTTCGACTGTTTCTCGCGCGGGTTGCCGCCAGCGCCCGCGTATGACCTCGTGTATCGGCACGGGCTCGCCGTAGATGACTCCGGCATACAACTCGCGATGGGGTCGACAACCGGCTCGCTATGGACGTCCGGCGACGGCGGCGAAAGCTGGCAATTGATTTCAGCGCATTTGCCGCCCGTTTATTGTGTCCGGTTTGGATGAGCGCGAGAAGCGTGTCAGTAACCCACCCGTCATCAGAAAAACACTGAAGATCACGATCAAAACTATGAGATTGCTTGGTCGACGCGCTTCAGCCGTAGTTATTACGAGCAGGTGTGTTGCAGTCGTCGATAACCGCGTGAATAGCAACTCGTGAAAACATCAACCATTGCCCATCCATTGCGCGCCATGCTGGCTGAGGAATTGCATGCTCGCCCTTTCCTGAAGCTGGCCGAGTCTGCAGCCCTCACGCACTATGCGATTTGCGCCTGTTGGCCAGCAATCGAGGTCCGGGCGCGCATGATGCCTGCGATGCCGAAGTGACGTAGCAGTGTGCGTGAAGGTGAATGTCGGCGACCGCCTCAAAGCCGCCATTGAAGTCCCGCTGATCCGAAGGGCGGGTTGGGGGCGGTTTCACTCACTCGCCAGAGTAGCTGCTGCCGTACGAGCTTGCTGTGTGACCAATGACTGGTCTGAACGGTTAATCGGCCACCGGGCATCGTTAGTTCGACCTCAGCTACGGCCGGCCACCGGACCGAGAGGAAGGAGCCGGCAGCAGCTCGGGCGAGTCGAGCGCGAGGCGGCTCCCCACAACAGCTACGCGTCCATCCAGCTGACATGTGCGCTCACCACGCGCCATCCCTCCTGCGTTCTGATCCAGGTCTGGCTCTGCCTGCCGATACGCGGCTCGTTACCGCGCCGAAACTCGATGTTGGCGACCGCAAACGAATCGCCATAAGTAGTAACGACACGCGCCAGGACAGTCCGCGCGAGCCCCTTGCCGGGGCGCGCGGCGCGAAACGCACGGATCGCGTCGTACCCGTACAGGTTTTCCGTTGCGCCGTATCGGAGCGTGTGCGGCGAATCGAAGAACAGCGTGTCGAGCATGGCGACGTCGTTGGTGACGAGAGCCTGCTCGTACATGTCGAAGGCCGCGTTGACCTCGGCGAGCACGTCGGGCCGGTTGATGTCGTTCATCGCTGCGCTCCCGCATGGGCGGCCAGCTCGCTGAACGGCGGCAGAGGAGACACGGCAACCCGTGCGGCTTCGAGACGCCGCGCCGCTTCGAACGCGAGATCTTCGCGCCAGGGCGCCGCGATCAGTTGCACGCCAACAGGCAGCCCGCCGCGCGTTCGCATCGGGGCCGCAACGACAGGCAAGCCCAGACATGAAACAGGCTGCGTCAACATGCCCAGATTGGGCCTCACCGCGAGCCGCTCGCCGTTGACCTCCATGAACTCTTCGCCGATGCGCGGCGCGACGACAGGCGTGGCCGGCGCGATCAGCACGTCATAACGCTCGAAGAGTTCGAGCACGCGGCGCCGCAACGCCGCGCGCACGCGCTGCGCCTGCACGATCCACGCAGCGGGCAGCAGCGCACCCGCTATCAGCCGATCGCGCGATAACGGCTCGCGAGCGCCATAGTGCGTGCGAAGGTTCTCCATGTGCAGTTGACCGCCTTCAGCGGCAGTGATCAGAAACGCTGCACCGCGTGCCGCGTCGGCGTCCGGATACTCGACTGTGTGCGTGGCCGAAAGCGCATGCGCGGCGGCATGCGAGGCTTCGCGCGCATCATCGTTTGCGTGGGTGTCGAAATAACCGCCGAGACGCGCAACGCGTAGCGGGCCGGGAAGGGTGTCAACGGATTCGAACCCGCGCTGCGCACAGGCCGGGTCGAGCGCGTCCGTGCCTTGCAGCGCACCGTAGACGGCCGCGAGGTCATCTACGCTGCGTGCGAAAGCGCCCATGTGATCGAGGCTCGCGACGAACGGCCAGGTGCCGTGCCGCGACAGGCGACCATAGGTGGGCTTGACGCCGAACACGCCGCACAGCGAAGCGGGCACGCGCACTGAGCCATTTGTGTCGGTGCCGAGCGTGAGCGGCACGAAGCCTGCCGCGACGGCCGCCGCGCTGCCGCCCGACGACCCGCCCGCCGAGCGCGTCAGGTCGTGCGGATTGCGGCACGGTCCAGCGTGATGGTTCTCGGTCGTGAAGCCGTATGCGAACTCGTCCATATTGAGCGCGCCGACGAGGATCGCCCCCTGCGCGCACAGGCGTTCGACGAGGGTCGCATCTGCGGCGGCGGGCGGTGCGCCTGCCAGCACGCGCGAACCGGCAAGCGTCGTCACCCCCGAGATATCGAACAGATTCTTCGCCGCAAACGGAACGCCAGCCAGCGGCGGCAAGTTGTGGCCGCTGGCGCGGCGGGCATCGAGCGTGTCGGCTTCGGCGAGTGCGCGTTCGCGCGTGACGGTGGTGAATGCGTTGACCTGCGTGTCGTAGGCGTCGATACGCGCAAGCGTCGCTTCGATCAACTCGCGTGCGCTGAACGCACCCTGGGCATACGCCCGCGCGATGGAGAGGGCGCTTTCGGCGCCGCTGCTATAGGGTGTCATGGGCGATATACCGGAGCGGGTTCGTCATTCGTGTCGAGGGGATAGGCGAGTACAGGCGCTGCAAGCTGCGCGATGCGCGCGAACTGGGCCTTCACCTGCGTGGCGGCTTCGGCGGGAAGCACCGGGAAATGGAGTGCGAGCGCGGCGTCGACGTAGCGGTCGAGTGCGGTGTCGAAGGAAGAGGCCATGGCGTTTCCGTTCAGGAAAGAGTGGGGAAGAGTTCGCGCGCGCGAGCGATCAACGCGCGGTCGCTGCCGCGAGGCCCGATCAGCGACAGCGCGAGCGGACGTTCGCTGTCGTTGACGACGGGCACGCTGACTTGAGGCAAGCCTGCGAACGCGGCGATCGTGTTCATGGTGAGCGCGTCGCGATAGAACGCGTCGATCAATTCAGGCCTTTCCTGTTTGCTCAACAGCGAACGCGGCGTGGTCGGCAGCACGATCAGCGCGTCGCCCACGATGCGCTCGATGCGCTGCGCGAACGCTTCGCGCATCACGCGACAGCGTTCGACTTCGGCGGCGTCATGCGTCTTCAGGCGCGCGAAGCGTGCCGCGATGTCGGCGCCGAAGCGCGGCGCGTTCGCGTCGATCCACGCGCCCAGCGACGCAGCGATCGAATCGTCCTGCAATTGCTGGTACACATGCAGCCAGCGCGATCGCTCACCCGCGAAGACTTCGACTTCGTCGCGCGTGGGGCAGAGATCGCGCAGGCGCTGTGCATCGTCGGGCTCGTTAGCTGCGCGGGCCTCGAATGCTTCCGTGCAATGTACGAGGGGCGAAGGCGCCTCCACGGCAGGCGCTCCATCGAGCAATACGTCCGCGACGCGCGCGAGCATCTCGCCCGTGCGCGCAAACCAGCCGACCGTGTCGAAGCGCGGCGCAAACGGCAACACGCCTTCGAGCGCCACGGCATCATAGGACGGCCGGATGCCCCAGAGCCCGCAGAACGCGGCAGGCACACGCACCGAGCCGCCTGTGTCGGTGCCGAGCGCGAAGTCCACGTCATTGCTCGCGACGGCTGACGCCGAGCCGCTCGACGAACCGCCCGGCAACGCCTGTGGCCAGCGCGGATTGAGCGGCGTGCCGTAATGCGCGTTCACGCCTTCGAGGCTGTAGGCGAGTTCATCCGTGATGGTCTTGCCGTCCACGCTCGCGCCTGCCGCCAGCAGCCGGGCGACGCAGGGCGCGTGACGCGGCGCGGGCCCATGCGTGGCGAGCCAGTCGGGATTGCCGCCGCCGGTCGTTGCACCGGCAACGTCGATCAGATCCTTGACGGCAAAACGCAAGCCGTCGAGCGGGCCGCTCATCGTCGCGCCGACCTGCAAGCGCGCGCCTGGAATGAACGCGCTCATGCGGCGGCCTCTTCGAGCGCAGTGCCGAATTGCAGCGAATCCGCGACGAAGCCGAAGCACTTCTTCACGTTCCAGATGCTCGCCTCCGTGCAGAACGCGGGCGACGAGGTCGCGCAGCAATCGCTCAGCATCACGCAGCCATAGCCGAGGAAGTTGGCATCGGTGAGGGTGTGCATCACGCACTGATCGGTATTGACGCCCGCGAAGAACACAGTACGCGTGCCGAGATTGCGCAGGATGCTGTCGAGCGGCGTGTCCCAGAAGCCGCTGATGCGGTACTTGTCCACGCAGATGTCTTGCGGCTCGATCTTCAGTTCGTCGACCACGGCGGCGGCCCAGGAATCTTTCTCGAGCACCCGCGCGCCATGCTCCGGCAAGGGCTCGCCGAGGCCAATGCCGGTGCCTGTCGGCTTGTAGAGATGAAGCTGGTTAGGCGGCATGTTGGCCAGATCGGGCCGGTTGCCCCAGTTGACCCAGATCACCGGCACGCCACTGTTGCGCACCACGGGAAGCAGGCGCTGCAACGGTGCAATCGGCGCGCGATCAGCACCGAAATCGCCCCCGATGTGATCGACCCACCCGCCTTTGGTGCAGAAGTCGTTCTGCATGTCGATGATCACAAGCGCCGATCTCCCAATGTCGAAGCGCACTTTTTGCGGCTCGGAATCGAGCACCGCAATGCGCGGCCTGGGTGTCGGCGCGGCCATGTCGACGAGCGTTTCGGTGGCGGTCCAGCGCGTGTGAGCGAAGGCGCCGAGTGTGCCTTCCGTCCTTGCCTGGTCTGGGTTTGCAGCGAGGTTCATGGAGTTCTCCGGAGCGTGTTGCGGGTGTTGTTCGAACGTCGATCGAGGACTGCCGTGCATGGTGTCCGCCCAATCAACCGGACGGCGGCCACCTGGCGTTTCGGGCGCGACGGATCGCGCATTGGCATCGAAGTTGCAACGTGCATTTCAGTCATGAATAACCTACTTACCGAAATTCAACGCAAAAGGAGTGCCAATGATGGTCAGTTCACAACAGGCATCGCGTGCGAGACTGCGCCGCCATCTCGTGTCCCGCTGCCTCGTCGCGGCGGGGATCGTCGCGCTCGCCTCGCCTTCGTTCTTCATTCCCGTTGCGCACGCCGCCGACGATGCGATGCGCGTGGGCGTGCTGATTCCCGGTTCGAAGACCGACAAGGGCTGGATGGAGTCGGGCTATGACGGCGTCGTGGCCGCGCAGAAAGAGTTCGGCCCGAAGCTGAAGACGCAGGTCATCGAGAACATCAATTACGCGGACATGGAGCAGGCGCTCACGAATCTCGCGAGCCGGAACCAGCTGGTGATCGGCATCGGCGGACAGACGCAGGCTGCCGTGCTGAAGATCGCAAAGCGCTTCCCCAATGTGAAGTTCTCGATTGTCGGCGGCAACAAGGGCGACAACATGCCGCCGAATGTGGCCGGGTACGACGTGAAGCAGGCTGAAATCGCATTCGTCGCGGGCGCGGCGGCCGCGATGCTGTCGAAGAACGGCGCGGTGAGCTATGTCGGCGGCATGGAGATTCCGTCTATCGTCAACGCGGGCAAGGAGTTCGGCAACGGTGCGCGCTACGTGAACCCGAAGGTGAAGTACTTCGAGAGCTATACGGGCGACTTCGACAACGTCGCGAAAGCGCGTGAAGCGACCGCCGCTGCCGTCGCGCAGGGCGCCGACGTGCATTACCACATTCTCAATCTCGGTTTGCGCGGGCTGGAGCAGGCAGCCAAGGAGAAGAACACGCATATCATCGGCAGCTATACGGACCGTTGCGGCAGCGATCCGCTGTACGTCGGGTACAGCATTACGGGCGTCGGCTATCAGGCGCAGTACGCGATCGAGCAGCTGGAGAAGGGGCAATGGCAGCCGGGCTACAAGGCGTTCGGCCTCGCGATGGGCCCCAAGGCCTCCGGCATGGTGATCTGCAAATCGACGCCCGCGATGGATGCGAAGCTCAAGCAGATCGAAGAGGACATCCTGAGCGGCAAGATCAAGGTTTCCGAAGGATGAGCGCGCTCGCTGCTGCCGCCGCCCGCGCCGAGCCGATTCTCTCGCTGACGGATATCGGCAAGCGCTTTGGCTCGTTTACCGCGCTCGAACGCGTATCGCTCGACCTGATGCCGGGCGATGTGCACTGTCTGCTCGGCGAAAACGGCGCGGGCAAGTCGACGCTGTGCAACGTGATCTTCGGCGTTCATCAGCCGGATGCGGGCGCGATGCATGTGAATGGCGCGCCCTATCGGCCGAAGAATCCGCGCGAGGCGCTGGCGCACGGCATCGCGATGGTGCATCAGCACTTCAGTCTCGTCGACGACGCGAGCGTGCTCGACAACCTGCTGCTCGGCCAGGCACGCGGCTGGCTCAACCGTCAGCGCGAGGCGGCGCGGCTGCGCGAAGTGCTGGAGAGTGTCGGGCTGACGTTGCAGCTCGATGCGAAGGTCGCGGATCTGTCCGTGGGCGAGCGGCAGCGCATCGAAATCGTCAAGTGCCTGATGCGCGAACCGCGTCTTCTGCTGCTCGACGAGCCGACGGCCGTGCTGCTGCCCGCCGAGATCGACGCCTTGCTCGACACCTGCGAGCGTGTCGCGAAGCGGGGCTGCGCCGTGGTGCTGGTCACGCACAAGCTGAAGGAGATCTGCCGGATCGCCACGCGTGCGACGGTGTTGCAGGCGGGCCGGGTGGTGGCGTGTTCGGCGGCGCCATCGGCGGAGATTGACCGGCTCGTGCACGCGATGATCCATCGTCCGGATCGCGAGTCCGGTGAGGCGGACGACGATATGGCAAGCCGCCTGTCGCTTGCGGAATCGCGCTCGCCGTATTCGCGGCCGCTGACGGAAGAAGTGCTGCAGATCGACGGACTGAGCGCGCGCGATGCCGAAGGCGTCACACGCCTCGAGCATTGCACGCTCGTCGTGAATCGCGGCGAGATCGTCGGCATAGCGGGCGTGGAAGGTAACGGGCAAAGCGAACTCGGTGCGGTGCTGGCGGGCATGGCGAGCGCGTCCTCGGGACGCTTCTTCATTGCGGGGCGTGACATGACGCATGCGAGCCCGCGCGGACTGACGCAGGCGGGCGTGGGCATCGTGCCCGAAGTTCGTCACGCGGTGGGCTGCGTGACGGGCATGAGTGTCGCCGACAACCTGTTGCTCAATCATCTGGATCGCTACACGCGCGCCGGCTTTCTGCGCCGCCGTGCGATGCGTGCCGCCGCGCTGGATCTGATGCGGCGCTTCGACGTGCGGGCAAGCGGGCCCGACGCGCTGTTCGGCGGGCTGTCCGGCGGCAATCAGCAGAAGGCCGTGCTGGCGCGCGAACTGACGCTCGATCCGCTGCTGTTCCTGCTCGCCGCGCAGCCGACGCGCGGACTCGATGTCGGCGCGGTCGCCGCCGTGTACTCGCACATCCGCGCCGCGCGCGATCGCGGCGCGGGCGTGTTGCTGATTTCCTCCGAACTGGACGAACTGATGAGCGTCGCCGATCGTATCGTCGTGCTGTATCGCGGCCGCATCATGGGCACCTGCACGCCCGAGGCGAGCAATCGCGGCCGCATCGGCGCATGGATGGCGGGCGCTGGAGAACCTGCATGAATCCGCATATGAAGTCGCAGACCTTGTTCGGCGCCGCGCCCGGCGCGCAAGGCTGGCGCACGCGTTTGCCGCATTGGCGCGTCGCCGGCGTGATCGCAGCGGCCGTCTTCGTCGCGATGCTTGCCGCGCTGCTGTTGATCGCGCTGATGGGCGTGCCCGTCGGCGATGCGCTCGCGGCCTTTGCCGACGGCGCGTGGGGCTCGCCGTATGCGATCGGCGCGTCGATCAATCGCAGCCTCGCGTTCGCGCTCGTCGGCACGGGCTTCGTGATCGCGAACCGCGCGAAGCTCACCAACGTGGGCGGCGAAGGACAGATCGCGATCGGCGGCATCGTCGCGACAGCGTTGAGTCTTTACGGCGGTTGCGCGCACCTGCCGCTGGGCCTGTCGTTCATCGTGCCGATGCTGGGCGCGGCGATGGCGGGCGCGGTGTGGGGCGGCGTGCCCGGCGTGCTGAAAGCGAAGGCCGGCACCAATGAAGTGATCAGCACCTTGTTGCTGTCGTTCATCGCCGTGTGGCTGCTCTACTGGTGCGTGCAGAGCGAAGCCTTGCTGCGCCAGCCGATGAGCAACGCGGCGACCTTGCCCGAATCGCTCGAAATCCCCGACTTGACCAAGCTCCCGGCGATCTTCGCCGCGAGCGGCATGAACCTCAACATCGGCCTGCCGGTGAGCGTCGCGCTCGCGTTCGCGTCGGCGATTCTTCTCACGCGCACGCCCTTCGGACTGTCGTTGCGCGCCGCGGGCCTCAATGCGATCGCGGCAAAACGCGCGGGCTTGCCGATCACCTCGTCGATCGTGGGCGCGCTCGCGCTCGCCGGTGCGTTCAGCGGCCTCGCAGGCGCACTGATGCTGCAAGGCGACCAGTACTCGCTGAAAGCAGGCTTCTCGTCGGGCTACGGCTTCGACGGCCTGGTGGTCGGCCTGCTCGCGCGCGGTTCGATCACGGGCGTGTTCGCGGCGGCACTGCTGTTCGGCTTTCTGCGCTCGGGCGGCATCAACATGGAGATGATCGCGCAGGTGCCGTCGGCGCTCGTGCTGATCGTGCAGGGCATCGTCACGATCGCGCTGGCGGGCGGCGCGATGTGGCTCGACAGGGGAGACGCACGGCAATGAATCTCGAACTTCTCGCGGTATTCGCCGGCGCGTCGATCCGGCTCGCTGCGCCGATGATGCTTGCCTCGACGGGCGAACTCGTGAGCGAGCGCGCGGGCGTGCTCAACATGAGCGTCGAAGGGATGATGCTGACGGGCGCATTTCTCGGCGCGACGTTCTCGTGGCTCACGGGCAATCCCGCCATCGGTTTGTTGTGCGGCATGCTCGGCGTGATTCCGCTTGCGCTGCTGCAGGCCTTTCTCAGCGTGACGATGCGCGCGAACCAGATTGTGACGGGCATCGGCATCAACATTCTGGCGCTCGGTGGCACCACGCTGGCTTACCGGAAGATTTTCGGCGAGCGGTCGAGCGCGGTGATCCCGGGGCTCGCGCATTGGTCGCCGCCCGTGCTCGGCAAGATTCCCGTGCTCGGCGAGCCGGTCTTCGGGCAAGTCTGGCTGCTCTATGCGGGGCTTGCCGTGCTGATCGGCACATCCGTCGTGATGCGGCGCACGGCCCTGGGCGTCGCGCTGCATGCGACGGGCGTCGCGCCTCGCGCGGTCGATCAGTCGGGACTCGGCGTCGCGCGTATCCGCTACGGCGCCGTGGTGTTTTCGGGTGTGATGTCGGCGGCGGCGGGCTGCTTCCTGTCGATCGGCGATATTCACACGTTCACGGAAGGCATGACCAATGGCGCAGGTTATCTGGCGATTGCCGCGATCATCTTCGGCAACTGGAAGGTCGGCCGCACCGCGCTAGCGTGCCTGCTATTCGGGGCGGCGACGGCCATGCAATTCCAGCTGCCGATGTTCGGCCTGCATGTGCCAACGGCGCTGCTGATCATGCTGCCGTATCTGCTCGCGCTGGTGGCCGTGGCCGGCCTGATTGGCCGCCAGTCCGCGCCGCCCGCGCTCACCCAGCCGTTCCGGCGCTGACACAGCGCGAGCGCCCGGGGCGCGGCAGAGTACCATAGCGATTCGCCGCGCCATCTTCCAACTTTCATCGATACCATGCCACGCAACGCCTCTGCATCCAGCGCACATCCCCGGGAGACGAAGGAAGCGCCTACGCGTCGACAGCAGCTTGCGGCGAAGACGCGCGAGCGCATCTTCCGGATCGCGATCAAGGAGTTCGCCGACAAAGGCTTCAGCGGCGCGCGCGTCGAAGGCATCGCGAGCCGCGCGAAGGTCAACATCCGCATGATCTATCACTACTTCGGCGGTAAGGAGATGCTGTACGTCGAAGTGCTGGAGCATGTGCTCGCGCGGCTGCGCGAAGCCGAACTCACCGTTGCGCTGGATGTGCAGACGGTCGAACCCGTAGCGGGCATCGTTCAGCTTTACGATTTCATCGAGGGGCACTTCGCCGCGCACCCTGAACTGCTATGTCTGCTGTCGTGGGAGAACCTCAACCGCGCGCGCTACCTCAAACGCTCGAAGGCCATTCCGGAGATGTCGTCGCCCGTGCTCGACAAGCTGCGGACCCTGCTCAAGCGCGGCGAGGCCGCGCGCACGCTGCGCAAGGGGATCGACCCGCTTCACATGTACGTG includes:
- a CDS encoding TetR family transcriptional regulator, with amino-acid sequence MPRNASASSAHPRETKEAPTRRQQLAAKTRERIFRIAIKEFADKGFSGARVEGIASRAKVNIRMIYHYFGGKEMLYVEVLEHVLARLREAELTVALDVQTVEPVAGIVQLYDFIEGHFAAHPELLCLLSWENLNRARYLKRSKAIPEMSSPVLDKLRTLLKRGEAARTLRKGIDPLHMYVTLVSLAYFHKSNAYTLSRMFATEMLEPSWQAAHKAQAHELVRAFLAGARVPELAAHP